A genomic window from Clostridium aceticum includes:
- a CDS encoding DUF1638 domain-containing protein — MSTLIVACKTISDELNMAIEETDCKYPVLWIESGLHLVPDSLKKRLQEELNHISNVDRVLMAFGFCGNSLLGITAPTYPIIFPRVDDCITLLLGSCQKRKEISDEMGTYFLTQGWLNFEKNIWVEYQETVNRMGKARADRIFKTMLQHYKRLGVIETGAYDLEDFLNTTKLIADDLNLVHETIPGSLHYMKKLLTGPWDEEFVTIHPGETVSLSHLKVQTYVNS; from the coding sequence TTGAGTACTTTAATTGTTGCTTGTAAAACTATTTCTGATGAACTAAATATGGCCATCGAAGAAACCGATTGCAAATATCCAGTCTTGTGGATAGAATCTGGATTGCATCTAGTTCCTGATTCTTTAAAAAAACGATTGCAAGAAGAATTAAATCATATATCTAATGTGGATCGAGTTTTGATGGCTTTTGGTTTTTGTGGAAATTCTCTTCTAGGCATTACTGCACCCACCTATCCCATCATCTTTCCGCGGGTAGATGATTGTATCACATTACTTTTAGGCTCCTGTCAGAAACGCAAGGAAATTTCCGACGAAATGGGTACTTATTTTCTTACACAGGGTTGGCTAAATTTTGAAAAAAACATCTGGGTGGAATATCAAGAAACGGTGAATCGTATGGGCAAAGCGAGAGCTGATAGAATATTTAAAACAATGCTTCAACATTATAAAAGATTAGGCGTTATAGAAACTGGTGCGTATGATCTAGAGGATTTCTTGAATACTACGAAGCTTATAGCAGATGACTTAAACTTAGTTCACGAAACCATCCCCGGCAGTCTACACTATATGAAAAAACTCTTAACTGGTCCATGGGATGAAGAATTTGTTACGATTCATCCTGGAGAAACCGTTTCACTTTCTCACCTAAAGGTTCAAACCTATGTAAATAGTTGA
- a CDS encoding MFS transporter — protein sequence MKNAMLKIAVLSISLLPLTVTSASVALGDISLAFPSADPNTIKLIVSLPALLVIPFTLLCGRLSSFISKRKLLFMGISLFLIGGVGPSFVNTLTLILVLRGVLGIGMGFILPLATGLIADFFDGEERAAMMGLQSAVVNTGAIVTSLAAGFLSTIDWHYVFLVYLIGAGVLVITFFKLPNPEQSQHVSTEKVPLGAPIHVIALATFVYSLLVFSFFTNTAMVITEEGLGNAASSGVAITLMTVGGLVAGIIFGKVAACLKGFVIPVSVVMTGIGFLIISYPQGLNLILIAALIIGTGFGTAMPALMIKIAEITQKSTTTLAIAVVTSAMSLGQFVSPFVLSFIEGLFDISTGRFSFIIAGIGILAGGVVLCLLTLRKERAMTNVGESN from the coding sequence ATGAAAAATGCAATGTTAAAAATAGCAGTATTATCCATATCGCTATTACCATTGACGGTGACATCAGCATCAGTGGCTCTTGGAGATATAAGTCTGGCATTTCCAAGTGCAGATCCTAATACAATTAAGTTGATTGTTTCTTTACCAGCACTGTTGGTGATACCTTTCACCTTGCTGTGCGGTAGATTATCCAGCTTTATAAGTAAGAGAAAGCTTTTATTTATGGGAATTTCGTTATTTCTAATTGGAGGAGTAGGTCCTAGTTTTGTCAACACCCTAACTTTGATACTGGTATTAAGAGGGGTTTTAGGTATTGGTATGGGCTTTATCCTACCTTTGGCTACAGGACTGATTGCAGACTTTTTTGATGGGGAAGAAAGGGCAGCTATGATGGGATTACAAAGTGCTGTTGTAAATACTGGCGCCATTGTAACCAGCCTGGCTGCTGGCTTTTTAAGTACTATAGACTGGCACTATGTATTTTTAGTCTATTTAATAGGAGCGGGAGTACTTGTAATAACATTTTTCAAACTGCCAAACCCAGAACAATCTCAGCACGTAAGTACTGAAAAAGTACCTTTAGGTGCTCCAATCCATGTTATTGCATTAGCTACATTTGTATATTCCTTATTGGTTTTTTCCTTTTTCACCAATACGGCTATGGTAATTACAGAAGAAGGTTTGGGAAATGCCGCTTCTTCAGGAGTAGCAATTACCCTTATGACAGTAGGGGGACTGGTGGCAGGTATAATCTTTGGAAAAGTCGCTGCGTGTTTAAAGGGATTTGTTATTCCCGTTAGTGTTGTGATGACAGGAATCGGTTTCTTGATAATAAGCTATCCTCAAGGTCTTAATCTAATTTTAATAGCTGCTCTTATCATAGGCACAGGGTTTGGAACCGCCATGCCTGCGTTAATGATTAAGATTGCGGAGATTACCCAAAAGTCTACAACGACATTGGCAATTGCTGTTGTAACCAGTGCCATGAGCTTAGGACAGTTCGTGTCTCCCTTTGTTTTATCTTTTATAGAAGGATTATTTGACATCAGTACAGGAAGATTTTCTTTTATTATTGCTGGGATTGGAATTTTAGCTGGTGGTGTAGTGCTATGTTTATTAACCTTGCGAAAAGAAAGAGCTATGACCAATGTAGGGGAAAGTAACTAA